From Simonsiella muelleri ATCC 29453:
TTCCCATTCGCCAATACAGTCGCCCATTTATTGATACGCCCACTAAAGCACAAGATTTAATCATGGAAATTCAATCATTTGCAGAAAAAGATGGCGTGCATCCGATTGTGTTTGCCAGTATTTCTAATCAGGAAATCAGCCAAATTGTGAAAACTGCACCAGCATTGCATTTGAGTTTTTTTGATGCGTTTCTCACGCCTTTAGAACAAGAATTGGGGGCAACCGCACAACGTATTATCCAAAGTCGTGTTCACAATGTACAAAAATACGATGCGCGTATGGAAGCCGTCAATTTTGCGTTAAATCATGATGATGGCTCTTCCGATGCCGATATGCAACAAGCGGATGTCATTTTAATGGGTGTGTCGCGTTCAGGCAAAACGCCAACTTGTTTGTATTTGGCGTTGCAATATGGGATTCGTGCCGCCAATTATCCACTCACGCCCGATGATTTGGGCAATCCAGATTTGCCACGTATGGTTAAACCCTATAAAAACAAATTGTTCGGTTTGACCATTGAACCCGAACGCCTACACAACATCCGCGAAGAACGCCGCGCCAATTCCACTTATTCACACATTAATACTTGCAAACAAGAAGTCGCAGACGCACAAACCATGTTTCGCCGCTACGGCATTCCGTTTGCCAATACCACGCATAAATCTGTAGAAGAATTAGCAGTTTATATTATGCAGTCGTGTAAATTGAAAAAGAAATTTTAATTAATGAATGATTTGATTTGGCAAAACAACTGCCCTGCCCCATCTCCTTTACGCAACTGGGCGCAAGCCGATTCTTTAACACAAACTTTATCTGAATTAGCTGATTTTTCAGTAAAACTAAAATCTTTTGGCAAAACAAGTGATTTTCCCTATTTTGCCGATTTCAGGCTGCCTGAAACCATGTTTGGGCGTAGTGTCATTTTGTGTTTGAATGATGTGCCTGTGGTTCACGCGCAAAGTGTGTGTGCGATGAATTCGATGTGGCGTGAAATTTTGGATTGTGGCACAACCCCGCTGGGGAAAATTTTGTTTTCAGGCAGCCTGAAAGGTTTAATT
This genomic window contains:
- the ppsR gene encoding posphoenolpyruvate synthetase regulatory kinase/phosphorylase PpsR; translated protein: MSEMRRAFIVSDRTGISADAMCNALLEQFKDIPIRQYSRPFIDTPTKAQDLIMEIQSFAEKDGVHPIVFASISNQEISQIVKTAPALHLSFFDAFLTPLEQELGATAQRIIQSRVHNVQKYDARMEAVNFALNHDDGSSDADMQQADVILMGVSRSGKTPTCLYLALQYGIRAANYPLTPDDLGNPDLPRMVKPYKNKLFGLTIEPERLHNIREERRANSTYSHINTCKQEVADAQTMFRRYGIPFANTTHKSVEELAVYIMQSCKLKKKF
- a CDS encoding chorismate--pyruvate lyase family protein; this translates as MNDLIWQNNCPAPSPLRNWAQADSLTQTLSELADFSVKLKSFGKTSDFPYFADFRLPETMFGRSVILCLNDVPVVHAQSVCAMNSMWREILDCGTTPLGKILFSGSLKGLIRNEIQFAQPENYLLARRSWFEWQGERLYLVECFLQEIEKFITNVNSIK